The Candidatus Sysuiplasma jiujiangense genome includes the window ATATTTTAAAGTACTCGGCAGCAAATTACATGTCATGAGTAAAACAATTCCTAAAACAAGCCACGGAACAATAGTGATCGAGGGATTTCCGGGCATGGGGGGAGTTTCATCAATCACTTCGAAGTACATAATTGACTTTTTCCGGCTGAAAAAAGTGACGACACTGGATCTCGACTCGATGCCGCCCGTTACGATAGTCAGGAACAGACGGCCAGTACCTGCTGTGGGCGTCTACGGCGGGATGCTTCCAAGCGGCAGAAGAATTGCAGTCATCCATTCAGAAATACCTGCACCGGAAAAAGGCATACGGAAGATTGCAAGCGAAATCTCCCACTGGGCAAAATCGATAAACGCATCCCTTCTCCTCAGTGCTCAGGGGATGGTTGTGGAGAGAGACATCGGAGATCAGGGCGAAATAGGCATATACGGAACTTCGTCCTCGGCAAGGGGCGAACGGATGCTGAAAAATGCAGGCATCAACATAATGGAGGAGGGCGTGATCACTGGCATACCGGGGCTGCTTCTTGCGGAGGGGGCCAAAAG containing:
- a CDS encoding PAC2 family protein, which encodes MSKTIPKTSHGTIVIEGFPGMGGVSSITSKYIIDFFRLKKVTTLDLDSMPPVTIVRNRRPVPAVGVYGGMLPSGRRIAVIHSEIPAPEKGIRKIASEISHWAKSINASLLLSAQGMVVERDIGDQGEIGIYGTSSSARGERMLKNAGINIMEEGVITGIPGLLLAEGAKRHLTTVALLAESGTSQINPGSAALMIHAIDMLCLNSNMDCGPICNLALESINGNRLLIRKEMNDKELLPGLVYR